A DNA window from Sulfitobacter sp. BSw21498 contains the following coding sequences:
- a CDS encoding peroxiredoxin, which yields MPEISQPAPDFKLPVTGGGEISLSDLRGKAVVLYFYPRDDTPGCTKEAIGFSEYLQAFEDAGAVVLGVSRDTMAKHVHFAAKHGLTVPLLADIDGAVTEAYGVWVEKNMYGKKSMGIERATYLIDANGNIARIWRKVKVAGHVEEVLDAVRAL from the coding sequence ATGCCAGAGATTTCCCAACCAGCACCAGACTTTAAGCTTCCTGTTACAGGCGGCGGCGAAATTTCGCTCTCCGATCTGCGGGGCAAGGCTGTGGTTTTGTATTTTTATCCGCGCGACGACACACCGGGCTGCACCAAGGAAGCGATCGGCTTTTCGGAATATCTGCAAGCGTTTGAGGATGCGGGTGCCGTTGTTTTGGGCGTTTCGCGCGATACGATGGCAAAGCACGTCCATTTTGCAGCCAAACACGGGCTGACCGTTCCGTTGCTGGCGGATATCGACGGTGCCGTGACCGAAGCCTATGGCGTCTGGGTCGAGAAAAACATGTATGGCAAAAAATCCATGGGGATCGAACGCGCGACCTATCTGATTGATGCAAATGGAAATATCGCTCGCATCTGGCGCAAGGTGAAAGTCGCCGGCCACGTAGAAGAGGTACTGGACGCGGTGCGCGCGCTATGA
- a CDS encoding ferritin-like domain-containing protein, with product MIALAQMAENVLRTADGREKTALSHQYAAEWRAARAAGEPPEIGTSNPPLRPARPERPELLSPRDVPHRKPGSPEGRIALLHAVAHIELNAVDLHWDIIARFTDIKMPMGFYDDWVSAADDESKHFNLMCDCLEALGSHYGALPAHAGMWRAAEDTMDDFMGRLAVVPMVLEARGLDVTPNMIQVFKSAKAKKAVEALETIYAEEVAHVAYGSKWFHFLCGRHELDPKEAFHGLVRKYFHGALKPPFNEEKRAEAGIPPDFYWPLTENL from the coding sequence ATGATTGCGCTGGCCCAAATGGCAGAGAATGTGCTGCGTACCGCCGATGGCCGCGAGAAAACCGCGCTGTCGCATCAATATGCTGCCGAATGGCGTGCCGCGCGCGCTGCCGGAGAACCGCCGGAGATTGGCACATCAAACCCGCCTCTGCGTCCCGCCCGCCCCGAAAGGCCCGAGCTTTTATCGCCCCGCGATGTGCCCCATCGCAAGCCCGGCTCGCCCGAGGGCCGGATAGCTTTGCTTCATGCCGTGGCGCACATAGAGCTGAACGCGGTCGATCTGCATTGGGACATCATTGCGCGATTTACCGACATCAAAATGCCGATGGGATTCTATGATGACTGGGTCAGCGCCGCGGATGATGAATCCAAACATTTCAACCTGATGTGCGATTGTCTTGAAGCATTGGGCAGCCACTATGGAGCCCTGCCTGCCCATGCTGGAATGTGGCGCGCGGCCGAGGATACGATGGATGACTTCATGGGTCGCCTTGCCGTTGTGCCCATGGTCCTAGAGGCGCGCGGGCTGGATGTGACCCCCAATATGATCCAGGTGTTCAAAAGTGCGAAGGCCAAGAAGGCCGTTGAAGCGCTTGAGACGATCTATGCTGAAGAGGTTGCGCATGTGGCTTATGGATCAAAGTGGTTCCATTTCCTCTGCGGTCGCCATGAACTGGACCCAAAAGAAGCATTTCACGGCTTGGTTCGTAAATATTTTCATGGTGCGCTCAAGCCGCCCTTTAACGAAGAAAAGCGTGCCGAGGCGGGAATTCCGCCAGATTTCTATTGGCCCCTGACCGAGAATCTTTGA
- a CDS encoding M23 family metallopeptidase: protein MRTRLAIKFNATLESFFPERRVFLKSDADTRFIRLRPVTQLFVFSAASLFVAWSIVATAVILMDSIGSGNFREQAKRDQRTYQARLSDLSAQRNGRAEEAVAAQERFNAALKQISVMQSELLQSETRRRELETGIEVIQSTLRDTMKDREAARSQVAELEGAAAGEGKTTTKASVSSAPISLLAEALERTAAQRDQVVIDAQDALIQADELTQKLALMRDQNDAIFRQLEEAMTVSVAPLDKMFRSAGMPTDRMLATVRRGYSGQGGPLMPLSFSTRGEAPSPDTLRANRLLSQMDKLNMYRIAAQKAPFASPLKSSFRFSSPYGYRRDPKTGGRRMHSGTDFAAGMGTPIYATAEGVVTHAGWSSGYGRLVKIQHEFGVETRYAHQSKLRVKVGQRVSRGQRIGDMGTSGRSTGVHLHYEVRVGGNAVNPMIFIKAANDVF from the coding sequence GTGCGAACAAGGTTGGCAATCAAATTTAATGCGACGCTCGAAAGCTTCTTTCCGGAACGCCGCGTCTTTCTGAAATCCGACGCCGACACACGTTTTATCCGGTTGCGCCCCGTTACCCAGCTTTTCGTGTTTTCCGCAGCCTCACTCTTTGTGGCCTGGTCCATCGTGGCGACCGCGGTGATTTTGATGGACAGCATCGGGTCGGGCAACTTCCGCGAGCAAGCAAAGCGTGACCAGCGTACCTATCAGGCGCGGCTCAGCGATCTTTCGGCACAGCGTAACGGCCGCGCAGAGGAGGCCGTGGCGGCGCAGGAACGGTTCAATGCCGCGCTCAAACAGATTTCGGTCATGCAATCAGAACTGCTTCAATCCGAAACCCGCCGCCGCGAGCTGGAAACCGGCATCGAAGTGATTCAGAGCACCCTGCGTGACACTATGAAAGACCGCGAAGCCGCACGCAGTCAGGTGGCCGAACTGGAAGGGGCCGCTGCCGGCGAAGGTAAGACGACCACAAAGGCCAGTGTATCTTCAGCCCCAATTTCGCTGCTCGCAGAGGCACTTGAGCGCACGGCCGCGCAACGGGATCAGGTGGTCATCGACGCGCAGGACGCCTTGATTCAGGCCGACGAGCTGACCCAAAAACTGGCTTTGATGCGCGATCAGAACGACGCGATTTTCCGCCAACTCGAAGAAGCAATGACTGTCTCTGTTGCCCCACTCGACAAGATGTTCCGCAGCGCGGGCATGCCCACCGACCGGATGCTGGCGACGGTGCGACGCGGTTATTCCGGTCAAGGCGGCCCGTTGATGCCCCTCAGCTTCTCCACACGGGGGGAGGCTCCCTCTCCTGATACGCTGCGTGCCAACCGGCTGCTAAGCCAGATGGACAAGCTGAATATGTACCGCATTGCCGCGCAAAAGGCGCCTTTTGCGAGCCCGCTCAAGTCGTCGTTCCGGTTCAGCAGCCCCTATGGCTATCGCCGGGACCCAAAGACGGGCGGGCGCAGAATGCACAGCGGAACCGACTTTGCCGCGGGTATGGGCACGCCCATTTACGCAACAGCCGAGGGCGTCGTCACCCACGCCGGCTGGAGCTCGGGATATGGGCGGTTGGTTAAAATTCAACATGAATTCGGGGTCGAGACACGTTACGCGCACCAATCCAAATTGCGCGTAAAAGTCGGCCAAAGGGTATCGCGCGGACAGCGGATAGGTGATATGGGAACATCAGGACGGTCTACTGGCGTCCACCTGCATTACGAAGTCCGTGTCGGTGGCAATGCTGTAAATCCAATGATCTTTATCAAGGCTGCAAACGATGTTTTCTAA
- a CDS encoding bactofilin family protein yields MFSKSKINDPAHKSDADTSSTAAPSHSAPAAPKQSEFKASAPKAKPPASVLSSDLHITGNLKTTGDIQVEGTVEGDIRAHLLTIGETATIKGEVIADDVVINGRIVGRVRGLKVRLTSTARVEGDIIHKTIAIESGAHFEGSVQRQDDPLTPGAKSAPAQKPNPAS; encoded by the coding sequence ATGTTTTCTAAAAGCAAAATCAATGATCCCGCTCATAAGTCCGACGCAGACACGTCCAGCACTGCTGCACCGTCACACTCTGCACCGGCTGCCCCAAAGCAAAGCGAATTCAAGGCGAGCGCGCCCAAGGCAAAACCACCTGCCTCCGTGCTTTCCTCTGATCTGCACATCACCGGCAACCTAAAGACGACCGGCGACATCCAAGTCGAAGGCACCGTGGAAGGCGATATTCGCGCCCACCTGCTGACCATCGGCGAAACAGCGACCATCAAAGGCGAAGTGATTGCCGATGACGTTGTCATCAACGGCCGTATCGTGGGCCGCGTGCGTGGCCTGAAAGTGCGCCTGACATCGACCGCCCGCGTCGAAGGTGACATCATCCACAAAACAATCGCGATCGAATCTGGCGCCCATTTCGAAGGCTCGGTTCAGCGTCAGGACGACCCGCTAACCCCCGGCGCGAAATCCGCACCAGCTCAAAAGCCAAACCCCGCCTCCTGA
- a CDS encoding peptidylprolyl isomerase has translation MRNLVAAGVASALMAGTAFADGLAITVDGEAQGTIKIDLAEDVAPAHVARLKELATSGAYDGVVFHRVIDGFMAQTGDVEFGKAGGDTGRAGMGGSDLPDLPAEFSDIAFDRGVVGMARSQSPDSANSQFFIMFDQGHFLNGQYTVVGKVTEGLDVLDAIKRGTGGNGAVSGTPDRMVEVKVTE, from the coding sequence ATGCGTAATCTGGTCGCAGCAGGCGTCGCCTCGGCCTTGATGGCTGGGACTGCCTTTGCCGATGGGCTGGCAATCACCGTCGACGGTGAGGCACAAGGCACGATCAAGATCGATCTGGCCGAAGACGTCGCCCCCGCGCATGTGGCCCGCTTGAAAGAGCTGGCCACATCGGGTGCCTATGATGGCGTGGTGTTCCACCGCGTGATCGACGGGTTCATGGCGCAGACTGGTGATGTTGAATTCGGCAAGGCTGGCGGCGACACAGGCCGTGCGGGTATGGGCGGATCAGATCTGCCAGACCTGCCTGCCGAATTCTCGGACATCGCGTTTGACCGTGGCGTTGTTGGCATGGCGCGCAGCCAAAGCCCTGACTCTGCGAACTCGCAATTTTTCATCATGTTTGACCAAGGGCACTTCCTGAACGGGCAATATACCGTTGTGGGCAAAGTGACCGAAGGGCTGGACGTGCTGGACGCGATCAAGCGCGGAACCGGCGGCAACGGAGCCGTGAGCGGCACACCTGACCGTATGGTCGAGGTCAAAGTCACCGAATAA
- a CDS encoding peptidylprolyl isomerase, translating to MAEIKDPENTILMELKGGTVTIQLLPDIAPKHVERMKELARAGKYDNVAFHRVIEGFMAQTGDVANGNMEENFNLRAAGTGGSDLPNLPAEFSKVPHARGSIGAARSASPDSANSQFFINFKDNDFLNGQYTVYGQVISGMEHVDAITRGEPAANPDRMISVKVAADA from the coding sequence ATGGCCGAGATCAAAGACCCCGAAAACACGATCCTCATGGAGCTTAAGGGCGGGACTGTCACCATTCAGCTTTTGCCCGACATTGCCCCCAAGCATGTCGAGCGTATGAAAGAACTGGCCCGTGCTGGTAAATACGACAACGTGGCCTTTCACCGAGTGATCGAAGGGTTCATGGCGCAGACCGGCGACGTGGCAAACGGCAACATGGAAGAGAATTTTAACCTGCGCGCAGCAGGGACGGGCGGGTCCGACTTGCCGAACCTGCCGGCAGAGTTCTCGAAAGTGCCGCACGCCCGTGGCAGCATTGGTGCCGCACGGTCCGCGAGTCCGGACAGCGCCAACAGCCAGTTTTTCATCAACTTCAAGGACAACGACTTCCTGAACGGTCAATACACCGTTTACGGTCAGGTCATTTCCGGGATGGAACATGTCGATGCGATCACACGTGGTGAACCCGCCGCGAACCCTGACCGCATGATCAGCGTCAAGGTTGCTGCAGATGCGTAA
- a CDS encoding phosphoglycerate kinase encodes MGWKALDDMDLRGKRVLVRVDINVPVENGKVTDDTRIQRIVPTLRDILAQGGTPVLLAHFGRPKGKRVQDLSLRVVLPALEAALGRKVVLAETLEAAETGTEEINAADVLLLENIRFYPGETENDPEFAKRLAALGDIYCNDAFSAAHRAHASTEGVARLLPSCAGRLMQAELSALEAALATPKRPVGAVVGGAKVSTKIELLENLVNRLDLLVIGGGMANTFLGAQGADLGKSLSEPDFYDTAKDIMAQAEKAGCRVLLPVDGLVAREFAAGAAHDTIALGAETVLEPDQMVLDAGPKTVDLIKDAFSGLKTLIWNGPMGAFEIAPFDTATVAAAKAAAALTQDGALISVAGGGDTVAALNQAGAADSFTYISTAGGAFLEWMEGKTLPGVAALDA; translated from the coding sequence ATGGGCTGGAAAGCATTGGACGACATGGACCTGCGCGGCAAGCGGGTTCTGGTGCGCGTGGATATCAACGTGCCGGTTGAAAACGGCAAGGTCACTGACGACACCCGCATCCAGCGGATCGTGCCCACCCTGCGCGATATTCTGGCCCAAGGCGGCACGCCCGTTTTGCTCGCACATTTTGGCCGCCCCAAAGGCAAGCGCGTGCAAGATCTAAGCCTACGTGTCGTGCTCCCCGCGCTCGAGGCCGCGTTGGGGCGCAAGGTTGTGCTGGCCGAAACACTGGAAGCAGCCGAAACCGGCACCGAAGAAATCAACGCCGCCGATGTTTTGTTGCTCGAAAACATTCGCTTTTACCCTGGCGAGACAGAGAACGATCCTGAATTCGCCAAACGGCTCGCCGCTTTGGGTGACATCTATTGCAACGACGCGTTTTCCGCTGCGCACCGTGCCCATGCGTCCACCGAAGGCGTGGCAAGGCTGTTGCCATCCTGCGCAGGCCGCTTGATGCAGGCCGAGCTTTCCGCGCTCGAGGCCGCTTTGGCGACGCCCAAACGCCCCGTAGGCGCGGTGGTTGGCGGTGCGAAGGTATCAACCAAGATCGAGCTGCTGGAAAACCTCGTCAACCGGCTGGATCTTTTGGTGATCGGTGGCGGCATGGCCAATACGTTTTTGGGCGCGCAGGGGGCAGATTTGGGCAAGTCCCTGTCAGAGCCCGATTTTTACGACACTGCCAAGGACATCATGGCCCAAGCTGAAAAGGCCGGTTGCCGCGTGCTACTGCCCGTCGATGGTCTTGTCGCGCGTGAATTCGCCGCCGGTGCCGCGCATGATACGATTGCCCTTGGGGCGGAAACTGTACTGGAACCTGACCAGATGGTTCTGGATGCAGGCCCCAAGACGGTCGACCTGATCAAGGACGCCTTTAGCGGATTGAAGACGCTCATCTGGAATGGCCCCATGGGTGCATTCGAAATTGCCCCTTTTGACACCGCAACGGTCGCCGCCGCCAAAGCCGCAGCCGCGTTGACACAGGACGGGGCGTTGATCTCTGTCGCAGGGGGCGGCGATACTGTCGCGGCTTTGAACCAGGCGGGTGCTGCCGATAGCTTTACCTATATCTCTACCGCGGGCGGGGCCTTCCTTGAGTGGATGGAGGGCAAGACCCTACCCGGCGTCGCGGCATTGGACGCCTAA
- a CDS encoding FtsB family cell division protein encodes MNRSSKPAFGTLLFFAIAFALSLYFAFAAIQGNFGLFRRAEIVAETQDLRVQLAQVQIDVARMENLTHRLSDDYLDLDLLDEQTRKVLGMIRADEIVIR; translated from the coding sequence ATGAACCGCAGCAGCAAGCCCGCATTCGGCACACTTTTGTTTTTCGCGATCGCCTTCGCGCTAAGCCTCTATTTCGCCTTCGCTGCGATTCAGGGCAACTTTGGCCTGTTCCGTCGTGCTGAGATCGTAGCCGAGACGCAGGACCTGCGCGTGCAGCTTGCTCAGGTCCAGATTGACGTAGCGCGGATGGAAAACCTGACCCATCGCTTGTCTGACGATTATCTTGATCTAGATTTGCTGGATGAACAAACCCGCAAGGTGCTGGGGATGATCCGCGCAGACGAGATTGTCATCCGTTAA
- the pdhA gene encoding pyruvate dehydrogenase (acetyl-transferring) E1 component subunit alpha, which translates to MAAQKPTKKTNASAEELKAYYRDMLLIRRFEEKAGQLYGMGLIGGFCHLYIGQEAVVVGLEASAKDGDSRITTYRDHGHMLACGMNPDGVMAELTGREGGYSRGKGGSMHMFSKEKKFYGGHGIVGANVPLGAGIAFADKYKGNDNVTFTYFGDGAANQGQVYETFNMAALWKLPVIFIIENNQYAMGTSQQRSTSSAEIWERGKAFGIPGEAVDGMDVLAVKEAGERAVKHCRSGDGPYILEIKTYRYRGHSMSDPAKYRTREEVQKMRDERDPIEQVRNILLEHKHASEDDLKAIDKEIKEIVNASAEFAKESPEPAAEELWTDIYATEVPQEA; encoded by the coding sequence ATGGCTGCCCAGAAACCGACCAAGAAGACAAACGCCAGCGCTGAAGAGCTCAAGGCCTATTACCGCGATATGCTGTTGATCCGGCGCTTCGAGGAAAAAGCCGGCCAGCTCTACGGCATGGGCCTGATCGGGGGCTTCTGTCACCTTTATATCGGGCAAGAAGCCGTGGTTGTCGGGCTTGAAGCCTCGGCCAAGGACGGCGACAGCCGCATCACCACCTACCGCGACCACGGGCACATGTTGGCTTGCGGGATGAACCCGGACGGCGTGATGGCCGAGCTGACGGGCCGCGAAGGTGGGTATTCCCGTGGCAAGGGCGGCTCCATGCACATGTTCTCGAAAGAGAAAAAATTCTACGGTGGCCACGGCATTGTGGGCGCGAACGTCCCCCTCGGGGCCGGCATCGCCTTTGCCGACAAATACAAGGGCAATGACAACGTTACCTTTACCTATTTCGGCGATGGTGCCGCGAACCAAGGTCAGGTCTACGAGACATTCAATATGGCGGCGCTTTGGAAACTTCCGGTGATCTTCATCATCGAAAACAACCAATACGCCATGGGCACCTCGCAGCAACGCTCCACCTCCAGCGCTGAAATCTGGGAACGTGGCAAGGCTTTCGGCATCCCCGGCGAAGCGGTGGACGGCATGGACGTGCTTGCAGTCAAGGAAGCAGGCGAACGCGCGGTGAAACACTGCCGTTCGGGCGACGGCCCCTATATTCTGGAAATCAAGACATATCGCTATCGCGGACACTCTATGTCGGACCCTGCGAAATACCGCACCCGCGAAGAAGTGCAGAAAATGCGCGACGAACGGGATCCCATCGAACAGGTCCGCAACATTCTGCTGGAACACAAACACGCCAGCGAGGATGACCTCAAGGCGATCGACAAAGAGATCAAGGAAATCGTTAACGCAAGCGCCGAGTTTGCCAAAGAAAGCCCCGAGCCGGCGGCCGAAGAGCTTTGGACAGACATCTACGCAACCGAAGTCCCACAGGAGGCTTGA
- a CDS encoding pyruvate dehydrogenase complex E1 component subunit beta, with the protein MAIEILMPALSPTMEEGTLSKWLVKEGDTVSSGDIMAEIETDKATMEFEAVDEGTIGKILIEAGTEGVKVNTAIAVLLEEGEDASDIDSASSAAPAKEATSDDSDDGKSDKAPAAAKPDVAAPKAPETDSTPDWPEGTKLKQQTVREALRDAMAEEMRRDEDVFLMGEEVAEYQGAYKISQGLLDEFGAKRIIDTPITEHGFAGIGVGAAFGGLRPIVEFMTWNFAMQAIDHILNSAAKTLYMSGGQMGAPMVFRGPNGAAARVGAQHSQDYAAWYMQIPGLKVVMPYSASDAKGLMKTAIRDPNPVVFLENEIMYGKSFDVPDVEDYTVPFGKARIWREGKDVTIVSFGIGMTYALEAAEKLAEEGIDAEVIDLRTLRPMDTASIIKSVMKTNRCVTVEEGWPQGSVGNYISSVIMQEAFDYLDAPVINCTGKDVPMPYAANLERLALVTTDEVIAAVKKVTYK; encoded by the coding sequence ATGGCAATCGAAATTCTCATGCCCGCACTGAGCCCCACAATGGAAGAAGGCACCCTTTCCAAATGGCTGGTCAAAGAGGGCGATACCGTGTCCTCCGGTGACATCATGGCCGAAATCGAAACAGACAAAGCGACGATGGAATTCGAAGCCGTTGACGAAGGCACTATCGGCAAGATCCTGATCGAAGCCGGCACTGAAGGCGTTAAGGTCAACACCGCCATCGCCGTACTGCTCGAAGAAGGTGAAGACGCTTCTGACATCGACAGTGCATCCAGCGCCGCCCCAGCCAAAGAAGCGACATCCGACGACAGCGACGATGGGAAATCCGACAAAGCCCCTGCGGCTGCCAAGCCCGACGTCGCTGCGCCCAAGGCCCCGGAAACGGACAGCACACCCGATTGGCCCGAAGGCACCAAGCTCAAGCAGCAGACCGTGCGCGAGGCCCTGCGCGACGCCATGGCCGAAGAGATGCGCCGCGACGAGGACGTGTTCCTCATGGGTGAAGAAGTCGCCGAATACCAAGGTGCCTATAAAATCTCGCAAGGGTTGCTGGACGAATTCGGTGCGAAACGCATCATCGACACGCCCATCACCGAACACGGGTTTGCCGGGATCGGTGTAGGTGCCGCCTTTGGCGGGCTGCGCCCCATCGTCGAATTCATGACCTGGAACTTTGCGATGCAGGCCATCGACCACATTCTGAACTCTGCCGCGAAAACACTGTACATGTCCGGCGGCCAGATGGGCGCCCCAATGGTTTTCCGCGGTCCAAACGGTGCCGCCGCCCGCGTCGGTGCGCAGCACAGCCAGGATTACGCTGCGTGGTATATGCAGATCCCCGGCCTCAAGGTGGTGATGCCCTATTCGGCCTCAGACGCCAAAGGGTTGATGAAAACGGCGATCCGCGACCCCAACCCCGTCGTCTTCCTTGAAAATGAAATCATGTACGGCAAATCCTTCGACGTGCCGGATGTCGAAGATTACACTGTACCCTTTGGCAAGGCCCGTATCTGGCGTGAAGGCAAAGATGTCACCATCGTTAGCTTCGGCATCGGCATGACCTATGCACTGGAAGCCGCTGAAAAGCTTGCCGAAGAAGGCATCGACGCCGAAGTCATCGACCTGCGCACCCTGCGCCCGATGGACACTGCCAGCATCATCAAATCGGTGATGAAGACCAACCGCTGTGTCACCGTCGAAGAAGGCTGGCCGCAAGGGTCGGTCGGCAACTACATCTCGAGCGTGATCATGCAAGAAGCCTTTGACTATCTGGACGCTCCGGTGATCAACTGCACGGGCAAAGACGTGCCCATGCCCTATGCTGCAAACCTCGAACGTCTGGCGCTGGTCACCACCGACGAGGTCATCGCGGCGGTCAAAAAAGTCACCTACAAGTAA
- a CDS encoding pyruvate dehydrogenase complex dihydrolipoamide acetyltransferase: protein MPIEILMPALSPTMEEGTLAKWLVSEGDTVSSGDILCEIETDKATMEFEAVDEGTIGKILIQDGTEGVKVNAPIAVLLEEGESADDIDASAPAPKAKDTSAKEDAPDQDSTPEKGYGRGESDANDTGNAAPVSPKDSDGKRLFVTPLARRIAADKGVDLTALSGSGPHGRIIKADVEAASASDSPKAKSAEAAETSSAPAAKAALATGPSADAVMKMYEGREFEEISLNGMRKTIAARLTEAKQSIPHFYLRRDIELDALLKFRGELNKQLEARDVKLSVNDFIIKACALALQTVSDANAVWAGDRILKLKPSDVAVAVAIEGGLFTPVLKDAEMKSLSTLSAEMKDLAARARDRKLAPHEYQGGSFAISNLGMFGIDNFDAVINPPHGAILAVGAGNKKPVVGKDGELAVATVMSVTLSVDHRVIDGALGAQLLSAIKDNLENPMMMLA from the coding sequence ATGCCCATAGAAATCCTCATGCCCGCCCTCAGCCCCACAATGGAAGAAGGCACGCTCGCGAAGTGGCTCGTCTCCGAAGGCGATACCGTCTCCTCCGGCGATATCCTGTGCGAGATCGAAACCGACAAGGCGACGATGGAGTTCGAAGCCGTGGACGAAGGCACCATCGGCAAGATCCTGATCCAAGACGGCACTGAAGGGGTCAAGGTGAATGCCCCCATCGCCGTGCTGCTGGAAGAGGGCGAAAGCGCAGATGACATCGACGCCAGCGCCCCTGCCCCCAAGGCAAAGGACACCAGCGCCAAAGAAGACGCGCCAGATCAGGACTCCACGCCCGAAAAAGGGTATGGCCGCGGCGAAAGCGACGCCAATGACACTGGCAATGCGGCACCTGTTTCACCCAAAGACAGCGACGGGAAACGGCTCTTTGTGACCCCGCTGGCCCGCCGCATCGCGGCAGACAAAGGTGTGGATCTGACCGCCCTCTCCGGGTCCGGCCCGCACGGGCGCATTATCAAGGCAGACGTGGAAGCGGCCTCCGCCTCCGACAGCCCCAAGGCAAAATCAGCCGAAGCGGCAGAAACGTCTAGCGCTCCGGCCGCCAAGGCTGCCCTTGCGACTGGCCCCTCTGCCGATGCTGTCATGAAAATGTACGAAGGCCGGGAATTTGAAGAAATCTCTCTCAACGGGATGCGCAAAACCATCGCCGCGCGCCTGACCGAAGCCAAACAGTCTATCCCGCATTTCTACCTGCGCCGGGATATCGAACTCGACGCATTGTTGAAATTCCGGGGCGAGCTGAATAAACAACTCGAAGCCCGTGATGTGAAGCTTTCGGTTAACGATTTTATTATCAAGGCCTGTGCATTGGCGTTGCAAACAGTCTCTGACGCCAACGCGGTTTGGGCCGGCGACCGCATTCTCAAGCTAAAACCATCGGATGTCGCGGTTGCTGTGGCCATTGAAGGCGGCCTGTTTACCCCGGTATTGAAAGACGCCGAGATGAAATCGCTCTCCACCCTCTCGGCAGAGATGAAAGACCTCGCTGCCCGCGCCCGCGACCGCAAGCTCGCGCCGCATGAATATCAAGGGGGCAGCTTCGCTATCTCGAACCTCGGCATGTTCGGGATCGACAACTTCGACGCGGTCATCAACCCACCGCATGGTGCGATTTTGGCCGTCGGGGCTGGAAACAAGAAACCCGTCGTTGGCAAGGACGGCGAACTTGCCGTTGCCACAGTCATGTCGGTCACCCTGTCTGTCGATCACCGCGTCATCGACGGCGCTTTGGGCGCGCAACTGCTTAGCGCGATCAAGGACAACCTCGAAAACCCCATGATGATGCTGGCCTGA
- the cysE gene encoding serine O-acetyltransferase — translation MANARTNIASVDPVWDQIQTEAQNAVRDEPLIGGFVHATILHHKSIEKALSYRIAAKLASNEMSMMVVHEMVEQAFASDPDLIKAARADLVAIYERDPACHRLLQPILYFKGYQAVQAYRVGHYLWKQGKRDLAYFVQMRVSEIFGVDIHPAATIGKGIMIDHAHSVVIGETAVVGDNVSMLHSVTLGGTGKEEQDRHPKIGNGVLIGAGAKVLGNISIGHCSRIAAGSVVLESVPPCKTVAGIPARVVGEAGCDQPSVLMDHMLGPQGDINM, via the coding sequence ATGGCAAATGCACGCACAAATATAGCCTCGGTTGATCCGGTTTGGGATCAAATCCAGACAGAAGCCCAAAACGCGGTACGCGACGAGCCGCTGATCGGCGGCTTTGTCCACGCTACGATCCTGCATCATAAATCCATTGAAAAAGCACTGTCGTACCGCATCGCGGCCAAGCTGGCGTCGAACGAGATGTCGATGATGGTGGTGCACGAAATGGTCGAACAAGCCTTTGCCAGCGATCCCGACCTGATCAAGGCCGCGCGCGCTGATCTGGTGGCGATCTATGAACGTGACCCGGCTTGCCACCGGCTGTTGCAGCCGATCCTTTATTTCAAAGGCTATCAGGCCGTGCAGGCGTACCGTGTGGGCCATTACCTGTGGAAGCAGGGCAAACGGGATCTGGCCTATTTTGTGCAGATGCGGGTGAGCGAGATTTTCGGCGTCGATATCCACCCTGCCGCCACCATCGGCAAGGGGATCATGATCGACCACGCGCACTCCGTCGTGATCGGCGAAACGGCGGTGGTGGGCGACAACGTGTCTATGCTGCACTCGGTCACTCTGGGCGGGACCGGCAAGGAAGAACAGGACCGGCACCCTAAGATTGGCAATGGTGTGTTGATCGGCGCGGGGGCAAAGGTGTTGGGCAATATCTCGATCGGGCATTGCTCGCGCATCGCGGCGGGGTCTGTCGTGCTGGAATCCGTGCCGCCGTGCAAGACCGTGGCGGGCATCCCCGCACGTGTGGTGGGCGAGGCAGGCTGCGATCAACCGTCGGTATTGATGGACCACATGCTTGGGCCGCAGGGCGACATTAATATGTAA